From the genome of Thermococcus chitonophagus, one region includes:
- a CDS encoding MnhB domain-containing protein, giving the protein MKMSIVARTTTKLVSPFLVTYAAYLMLYSSQSPGGGFQAGVILGVAIILLITSHGYKRVRKKFKKKLVSSMEGVSGIILVLLLLLTALLYLPPREGTVIPFNVFVGIKVGAAFTLIFYTITAFMERD; this is encoded by the coding sequence GTGAAGATGAGCATAGTCGCGAGAACCACAACAAAGCTTGTAAGTCCCTTTCTTGTCACCTATGCCGCTTACCTCATGCTGTACTCCTCTCAGTCCCCAGGGGGAGGGTTTCAGGCGGGAGTAATCCTGGGGGTGGCAATAATACTTCTCATAACTTCTCATGGATACAAGAGGGTAAGGAAAAAGTTCAAGAAAAAACTTGTAAGCTCGATGGAGGGCGTATCAGGTATAATTCTCGTGCTCCTCTTGCTGTTGACTGCCCTACTATACCTGCCCCCGAGGGAGGGGACTGTAATACCCTTCAACGTTTTCGTCGGGATTAAAGTCGGAGCTGCCTTTACTCTGATATTCTACACGATAACAGCCTTCATGGAGAGGGATTAA
- a CDS encoding diacylglycerol/polyprenol kinase family protein, with protein sequence MSLKAEIKRKALHMTGLSVPLIYYLFGREVALGFVALFLVIFLALEPFRVIEDLRERIKRKLGLPNGVVEIIEREIDSIAREHEKRGIGAHIYFTVAALIIVYFFPREVAIGSIAVATLGDAMAAIIGKPFGRHRFKNGKSIEGSLAYFLTGLLILTPLVGFEMAFLGALVGTLAELYELPPDDNFSNQLAIALALYIAGVRV encoded by the coding sequence ATGAGCTTAAAGGCTGAGATAAAGAGAAAGGCCCTCCACATGACTGGTCTTTCGGTTCCTCTAATCTACTATCTTTTCGGGCGTGAGGTTGCCTTGGGTTTTGTCGCACTATTCCTCGTAATATTCCTAGCGTTAGAGCCATTCAGGGTGATTGAGGATCTCAGAGAGAGAATAAAGAGAAAGCTTGGTTTGCCAAATGGTGTCGTTGAAATAATAGAAAGAGAGATTGATAGCATAGCGAGGGAGCATGAAAAGAGAGGGATTGGGGCGCATATATACTTCACGGTAGCCGCGCTGATAATAGTGTACTTCTTCCCGAGGGAGGTCGCGATAGGGAGCATAGCTGTCGCGACCCTTGGGGATGCGATGGCGGCTATAATTGGAAAGCCCTTTGGGAGGCACAGGTTTAAGAATGGGAAGAGCATTGAGGGGAGCTTAGCTTACTTCCTCACGGGTTTGCTGATTTTAACCCCGTTGGTAGGTTTTGAGATGGCTTTTTTAGGAGCCCTCGTTGGAACCCTAGCTGAGCTTTACGAGTTGCCTCCCGATGACAACTTCTCAAACCAGCTTGCAATAGCCCTTGCCCTCTATATAGCGGGGGTGAGAGTTTGA
- a CDS encoding TIGR00304 family membrane protein yields MKGELLIVAGIFLIMIGFMLVFLGTIISAFSQPQEGNVEAGGVIMIGPIPIVFGTKKGATIAMILAVVLMALWIILALLRRA; encoded by the coding sequence ATGAAGGGAGAGCTTCTCATCGTTGCCGGAATCTTCCTCATAATGATCGGTTTCATGCTCGTGTTCCTAGGCACAATAATCTCGGCATTTTCTCAGCCCCAGGAGGGAAATGTAGAGGCTGGAGGAGTAATAATGATTGGGCCAATTCCAATAGTGTTTGGAACAAAGAAAGGAGCTACAATAGCAATGATACTCGCCGTTGTTTTAATGGCCCTGTGGATAATCCTCGCACTATTGAGGAGGGCATGA
- a CDS encoding radical SAM protein gives MRKLKVYIPGVRFPSISVTGNYCYLNCAHCGRHYLEGMMKVTRKSLVERCLEMEREGYVGCLLSGGMDERLKVPLDKFKDEIRKIKEKTKLKINAHVGFVDESDLEWLKYVDVVSLDFVGDDAVIRRVYKINKTVKDYLGVLDLLTSNGIEVAPHITIGLDFGKVHWEFKAIDTLINYPIKVLVLDVLIPTPGTEMANVKKVPVDVAVEVVKYAREKFEGELSIGCMRPFGRWREEFDKKAILAGVDRITNPPRKIIEWARTIRDVEVHYECCVM, from the coding sequence ATGAGGAAGCTGAAGGTCTACATCCCAGGGGTAAGGTTTCCCTCTATCTCGGTAACCGGCAACTACTGCTACCTCAACTGTGCCCATTGTGGAAGGCACTACCTTGAGGGAATGATGAAGGTTACGAGGAAGAGCTTGGTCGAGAGATGCCTCGAAATGGAAAGGGAAGGATATGTAGGCTGTCTCCTCAGCGGAGGGATGGATGAAAGGCTAAAGGTTCCCCTAGACAAGTTTAAAGATGAAATAAGGAAGATAAAGGAAAAAACAAAGCTTAAAATAAACGCTCATGTTGGCTTTGTTGATGAGTCCGACTTAGAGTGGCTTAAGTACGTTGACGTTGTCTCACTAGACTTTGTCGGGGATGATGCTGTAATTAGGAGGGTTTACAAAATCAACAAAACTGTCAAAGACTACCTTGGGGTTCTCGACCTTTTAACATCTAATGGGATAGAAGTTGCCCCTCACATCACCATAGGGCTGGACTTTGGAAAAGTTCATTGGGAATTTAAGGCCATAGATACGCTTATAAACTACCCAATCAAGGTTCTCGTCCTCGATGTCCTGATTCCAACCCCGGGGACTGAGATGGCCAACGTGAAGAAGGTTCCCGTTGATGTTGCAGTGGAAGTGGTTAAGTACGCGAGGGAGAAGTTTGAAGGTGAGCTGAGTATTGGGTGCATGAGACCCTTTGGAAGGTGGAGAGAGGAATTCGACAAAAAGGCAATCCTTGCTGGCGTTGATAGGATAACGAACCCCCCAAGGAAGATAATAGAGTGGGCCAGAACAATTAGGGATGTAGAGGTGCACTACGAATGTTGCGTGATGTGA
- the mnhG gene encoding monovalent cation/H(+) antiporter subunit G, producing MLEIIPLLFGYSIMFFGSLGVIRFPDVYTRLHAATKCDTGGIMGIVFGLMMIMDGPFVVKVKLLFLLILIALINPMVSHAIARGAYKMGVKPEVKVDMYAWDNP from the coding sequence ATGCTTGAAATAATTCCATTATTATTTGGTTATTCAATTATGTTCTTTGGCTCGCTTGGCGTGATAAGGTTTCCCGACGTATACACTAGGTTGCATGCCGCGACGAAGTGCGATACCGGTGGTATAATGGGGATAGTTTTCGGGTTAATGATGATCATGGACGGCCCGTTCGTAGTTAAGGTTAAGCTCCTCTTCCTCTTGATCCTTATAGCCCTGATAAACCCTATGGTAAGCCACGCGATCGCCAGGGGAGCGTACAAGATGGGTGTAAAGCCAGAGGTAAAGGTGGATATGTATGCTTGGGACAATCCTTAG
- a CDS encoding PCNA-inhibitor: MDRKIDDFINPGVKVGKPKKDGKKKKRLKATKLDSFLPEEHINFFKNLRIGSKKIARKKIEEL; this comes from the coding sequence ATGGACAGGAAGATTGATGATTTCATAAATCCTGGGGTCAAAGTAGGTAAGCCTAAGAAGGATGGAAAGAAAAAGAAGAGGCTTAAGGCAACTAAGCTCGATAGCTTCCTTCCCGAAGAGCATATAAACTTCTTCAAAAACCTCCGAATAGGCTCAAAGAAGATAGCAAGGAAAAAGATAGAAGAGCTGTGA
- a CDS encoding monovalent cation/H+ antiporter complex subunit F: MAKESILVAGIGVLLFTALMAMYRVIAGPTLADRIVGLNTVTTKVVGIIAILAVLWREWYLIDAAIVLLMVNSVSGLILAKYMERRGKNA, encoded by the coding sequence ATGGCTAAAGAAAGTATTCTGGTAGCGGGCATCGGGGTGCTGTTATTCACGGCACTAATGGCCATGTACAGGGTCATAGCGGGCCCCACGTTAGCCGATCGAATAGTCGGACTCAACACGGTAACCACTAAGGTAGTTGGAATTATAGCCATACTCGCCGTGCTCTGGAGGGAGTGGTACCTGATAGATGCTGCGATAGTCCTGCTGATGGTCAACTCCGTTAGCGGCCTTATACTGGCCAAGTACATGGAGAGGAGGGGGAAGAATGCTTGA
- a CDS encoding hydrogenase subunit MbhD domain-containing protein, with protein sequence MLGTILSLVIIGLALVVVLHRDFLASLITYGLVSLAFILLLLLLKAPDVALSAIVVGALVTGLFIFAYESTGESGKVELWKGIFLLPLLALFLRYKVEPRTFTYNAYISHWSMKNLVTEILAGWRLYDSIGEAMILFSAALGFSLILRRDRK encoded by the coding sequence ATGCTTGGGACAATCCTTAGCTTAGTCATTATAGGGCTCGCCCTCGTTGTTGTCCTACACAGGGACTTCCTAGCCTCCCTAATAACGTACGGACTTGTGAGCTTAGCCTTTATCCTCCTCCTTCTCCTTCTTAAGGCCCCAGATGTTGCTTTATCAGCTATAGTTGTTGGAGCCTTGGTTACAGGATTATTCATCTTCGCTTATGAGAGCACAGGAGAGAGCGGGAAAGTTGAACTCTGGAAGGGCATTTTCCTTCTTCCCCTCTTAGCCTTGTTCCTACGATATAAGGTTGAGCCGAGAACTTTTACCTACAATGCTTATATCTCGCACTGGTCAATGAAAAACCTCGTTACGGAGATCTTGGCGGGATGGAGGCTTTATGACAGTATAGGGGAAGCGATGATACTCTTCTCGGCGGCGTTGGGATTCAGCTTAATCCTCAGGAGGGACAGGAAGTGA
- a CDS encoding cation:proton antiporter subunit C — protein MIGLIITVIGLFGIIVNQSKLKQLLSLNIMALGVVLFLIEGGAKVGSAPPLKGGNPVDPIPAVLMLTTLVVDVAVTGLALALIMGGKRK, from the coding sequence ATGATAGGATTGATAATCACGGTAATAGGGCTCTTTGGGATAATAGTAAATCAATCGAAGCTTAAGCAGTTGTTATCCCTAAACATCATGGCCCTTGGAGTTGTTCTGTTCCTCATCGAGGGAGGGGCAAAGGTGGGAAGTGCTCCACCGCTGAAAGGGGGCAATCCTGTAGATCCAATTCCTGCAGTTTTAATGCTCACAACGCTTGTAGTCGACGTTGCCGTGACTGGCTTGGCCTTGGCTCTAATAATGGGAGGGAAGAGAAAGTGA
- the rbcL gene encoding type III ribulose-bisphosphate carboxylase encodes MKVEWYLDFVDLDYTPGRDELIVEYYFEPNGVSPEEAAGRIASESSIGTWTTLWKLPEMAKRSMAKVFYLEKSGEGYIAKIAYPLTLFEEGSLVQLFSAIAGNVFGMKALKNLRLLDFHPPYEYLRHFRGPQYGVKGIREFMGIKDRPLTATVPKPKMGWSVEEYAEIAYELWSGGIDLLKDDENFTSFPFNRFEERVRKLYRVRDRVEAETGETKEYLINITGPVDVMERRAELVANEGGQYVMIDIVVAGWSALQYMREVTEDLGLAIHAHRAMHAAFTRNPKHGITMFALAKAARMIGVDQIHTGTAVGKMAGDYEEIKRINDFLLSKWEHIRPVFPVASGGLHPGLMPELIRLFGKDLVIQAGGGVMGHPDGPKSGAKALRDAIEAAVDGIDLEEKAKSSPELKKALEKWGYLKPK; translated from the coding sequence ATGAAGGTTGAGTGGTACCTCGATTTTGTTGACCTAGACTACACCCCAGGAAGGGACGAGCTCATAGTTGAGTACTACTTCGAGCCGAATGGCGTTTCTCCTGAAGAAGCCGCTGGAAGGATAGCGAGCGAAAGCTCTATTGGAACGTGGACGACCCTCTGGAAGCTTCCGGAGATGGCGAAGAGGAGTATGGCAAAGGTGTTCTATTTGGAGAAGAGTGGCGAAGGTTATATTGCCAAGATAGCCTACCCCTTGACCCTGTTTGAGGAGGGGAGCTTAGTCCAGCTCTTCAGCGCTATAGCTGGCAACGTGTTCGGGATGAAAGCCCTGAAGAACCTGAGATTGCTCGACTTCCATCCTCCATACGAGTACCTAAGGCACTTCAGAGGGCCTCAGTACGGAGTTAAGGGGATTAGGGAATTCATGGGGATCAAGGACAGGCCCCTAACCGCAACGGTTCCAAAGCCAAAGATGGGGTGGAGCGTTGAGGAGTATGCTGAGATTGCTTACGAGCTCTGGAGTGGTGGAATTGACCTGCTTAAGGATGACGAGAACTTCACGAGTTTCCCCTTCAACAGGTTCGAAGAGAGGGTGAGGAAGCTCTACAGGGTAAGGGACAGGGTTGAGGCAGAGACCGGAGAGACAAAGGAGTACCTGATCAACATCACGGGTCCAGTGGATGTTATGGAGAGGAGGGCCGAATTAGTTGCTAATGAAGGCGGGCAGTATGTGATGATTGATATAGTCGTTGCAGGATGGAGCGCGCTTCAGTACATGAGGGAAGTCACTGAAGACTTGGGATTGGCAATCCACGCCCACAGGGCAATGCATGCAGCATTCACTAGGAATCCAAAGCACGGTATAACTATGTTTGCTTTAGCCAAGGCAGCAAGGATGATAGGGGTTGATCAAATCCACACCGGAACAGCTGTAGGAAAGATGGCAGGAGATTATGAAGAGATCAAGAGAATCAACGACTTTCTCCTGAGTAAGTGGGAGCACATAAGGCCAGTGTTCCCAGTGGCAAGCGGTGGCCTTCACCCCGGCTTGATGCCTGAACTGATAAGGCTCTTCGGAAAAGATCTAGTTATTCAGGCTGGAGGAGGTGTCATGGGTCATCCAGATGGGCCAAAGTCTGGAGCTAAAGCATTAAGGGACGCTATTGAGGCTGCAGTTGATGGAATAGACCTTGAAGAGAAGGCAAAATCGAGCCCTGAACTGAAGAAGGCCTTGGAGAAGTGGGGCTATCTTAAGCCAAAGTAG
- a CDS encoding HAD family hydrolase, whose amino-acid sequence MLVILDLDDTLCNTWDAARIAIVRLIPTMLRLRKFRMFAYIITQRYRELEELKELHVLDFEEIFDRIMDKIYEKVDKEEVKEMMELFDRTFFANLRLYDDVIPFLNELKKMNAKIVLVTDSSSTWQRRKLEVLGIMDYFDKVIISGETGHSKHEPYNFVLARKAFLKEEPVFVIGDRDDTDMKGGKAIHATTILVRRGYFKGRRAKHADYIVNNLYEALEVIKNELKG is encoded by the coding sequence ATGCTGGTAATCCTCGATCTCGACGATACCTTATGCAACACCTGGGATGCGGCAAGGATAGCGATAGTTAGGCTTATCCCTACCATGCTTAGGTTAAGAAAGTTTAGAATGTTCGCTTACATTATCACGCAGAGATATAGGGAGCTTGAAGAGTTAAAGGAGTTGCACGTGCTTGATTTTGAAGAAATATTCGATAGAATAATGGATAAAATCTATGAGAAGGTGGATAAGGAGGAAGTTAAGGAGATGATGGAACTGTTTGACAGAACTTTTTTCGCAAATTTGAGGCTGTATGATGACGTCATCCCTTTCTTAAACGAGCTAAAAAAGATGAACGCGAAGATAGTTTTGGTCACCGACTCCTCATCAACTTGGCAGAGGAGGAAGCTTGAGGTTCTTGGGATAATGGACTACTTTGACAAGGTTATTATAAGCGGTGAGACTGGCCACAGCAAGCACGAGCCCTATAACTTCGTGCTCGCGAGGAAGGCTTTCCTAAAGGAGGAACCAGTTTTCGTTATAGGGGATAGGGACGATACAGACATGAAGGGAGGAAAGGCAATTCACGCAACGACGATTCTAGTGAGGAGAGGATACTTCAAGGGAAGGAGAGCTAAGCACGCCGATTACATCGTGAACAACCTGTATGAGGCACTAGAGGTGATAAAGAATGAGCTTAAAGGCTGA
- a CDS encoding proton-conducting transporter transmembrane domain-containing protein, with the protein MNAVVMVIVPLISAILIYLVGALRIEGTIRAKFRLPLSLEVKALYILGAFTPMLLLPFVSSGVVGGYPRVMGIEIGIDRVSLLFLLGEFVAFGSASLYVLSKVTNWKELSLLLLVHSGLIGAFISKDFFNYYVFMELSAISSFALVASSKEEGSKEAAFKYLMLSMAASYLLILALGMIYFQTGYLNVNLARNLKDDLPVKMASVALMLKAGIFPLHIWLPDAHSKAKTHVSAILSGIAVKAPVYGLILLSNISDLDFLKPFALASMIFGVVLALMQKNVKRLLAYHTVSQMGYVLLGVTISPMAAALYSFAHATFKSGLFLSLGSLVDVRRRKELEFLGARDMPILLAIVLNLSLAIAGFGLTIGGVAKSALTDAKLFVYLASVGTAMSFTKVNYYLWKGHGVEPSIKAVMPGAIPAVIVFLAGIILGGKVSIYDSMIILGIILFFTLRTKIPRRDFLINVGISEGVVLISIITALLSFSLLSSLSLFGGF; encoded by the coding sequence GTGAACGCCGTTGTAATGGTAATCGTTCCCCTAATCTCAGCGATCTTAATATACCTCGTGGGAGCTCTCAGGATAGAGGGTACGATAAGGGCAAAGTTTAGACTACCTCTGAGCCTCGAGGTCAAGGCCCTCTATATCCTCGGTGCCTTCACTCCGATGCTCCTACTCCCCTTCGTTTCCTCGGGAGTCGTAGGAGGATACCCCAGGGTGATGGGAATAGAGATCGGAATTGACAGAGTTTCGTTGCTATTCCTCTTAGGAGAGTTTGTGGCTTTCGGATCTGCCTCACTGTACGTGCTCTCCAAGGTCACTAACTGGAAAGAGCTGTCCCTACTTTTGCTTGTTCACTCGGGGCTTATTGGGGCTTTCATCTCGAAGGACTTCTTTAACTACTACGTTTTCATGGAGCTCTCTGCAATTTCGTCATTCGCCCTGGTAGCGAGTTCTAAGGAAGAGGGAAGCAAGGAAGCCGCATTTAAGTACTTAATGCTATCCATGGCAGCTTCCTACTTGCTTATTTTAGCGCTTGGCATGATCTACTTCCAGACTGGCTACCTTAACGTTAATCTTGCCAGAAACCTAAAGGATGATCTGCCCGTTAAAATGGCCTCAGTGGCATTAATGCTTAAGGCAGGAATATTTCCCCTCCATATCTGGCTCCCGGATGCCCACTCAAAGGCAAAAACTCACGTCAGCGCAATACTCTCGGGGATAGCCGTTAAAGCACCGGTATATGGTTTAATCCTCCTCTCGAACATTTCCGACCTTGACTTCCTGAAGCCCTTCGCTTTGGCTTCAATGATCTTTGGAGTGGTCTTAGCATTAATGCAAAAAAACGTAAAGAGATTATTAGCTTACCACACGGTCAGTCAGATGGGCTACGTCCTCTTGGGGGTCACGATAAGTCCGATGGCTGCGGCCCTCTACTCCTTTGCCCACGCCACGTTTAAGTCGGGCCTCTTTCTCTCTTTAGGCTCTCTCGTTGATGTTAGAAGGAGAAAGGAGCTGGAGTTCTTGGGAGCTCGTGACATGCCCATTCTGCTAGCGATAGTTCTAAACTTAAGCCTCGCCATAGCCGGCTTCGGCTTGACGATCGGCGGGGTTGCCAAGTCCGCACTTACCGACGCAAAGCTGTTCGTTTATCTGGCCTCAGTCGGCACGGCGATGTCCTTTACGAAGGTCAACTACTACCTGTGGAAGGGCCATGGAGTTGAGCCCAGCATAAAAGCCGTAATGCCAGGAGCGATTCCAGCAGTTATTGTCTTTTTGGCCGGAATAATTTTGGGAGGAAAAGTCAGTATTTACGACTCTATGATAATCCTAGGGATAATCCTATTCTTCACGTTAAGAACCAAGATACCGAGAAGGGACTTTCTGATTAATGTGGGAATAAGCGAAGGAGTAGTCTTAATTTCCATTATCACAGCTCTTCTATCTTTTTCCTTGCTATCTTCTTTGAGCCTATTCGGAGGTTTTTGA
- a CDS encoding magnesium transporter, producing MLRDVSKYEIKEIIKEVTLVSLPGLVFAMFIDFFAGIFMGRYFHDLMRYGVLLVILPGLMGLRGNIFGALASRFTTMLHLGEMEPSIKDRNVRKNVVISIILSMIPLFVLWLIGALKVRVNVFSSLGIVVASTIFATLILAYTTALATIIPFKKGIDPDAIAVPIVTATADLITIPLLVTFLYVYEHDMPIFFALFAVGLLISLLVGRGIRYEREDVALIREILGVIGALAVVSSVTGSILQTYSEEIGKTVFSIMYPVVLASLGNIGSIIGSKTSTRVHLGEIEGLIDVKTFLEMLLYVAIAYPFSAFMMAVGVFLYSMVKGVKVGIYWKFIALYPLVALGVMILAYFLTRAFERIGLDPDNVTVPTITTLSDVISTLFIVAII from the coding sequence ATGTTGCGTGATGTGAGCAAGTACGAGATCAAGGAGATAATCAAGGAAGTTACCTTAGTTTCACTTCCTGGGTTAGTCTTTGCCATGTTCATAGACTTCTTTGCGGGCATTTTCATGGGGAGATACTTTCACGACCTCATGAGGTATGGGGTTCTATTGGTTATACTTCCTGGGCTGATGGGGCTTAGGGGAAACATATTCGGTGCTTTAGCCTCAAGGTTCACGACGATGCTTCACCTTGGTGAAATGGAACCAAGCATAAAAGATAGGAACGTTAGGAAGAACGTCGTCATCTCGATAATCTTATCCATGATACCGCTGTTCGTGCTGTGGCTGATAGGGGCACTAAAGGTTAGGGTGAACGTTTTCTCGTCCCTGGGAATAGTTGTTGCCTCAACGATATTTGCCACACTCATCCTAGCCTACACTACAGCTCTAGCAACGATAATTCCCTTCAAAAAGGGGATTGATCCAGATGCCATAGCTGTCCCCATAGTCACGGCCACTGCGGATCTAATAACGATACCTCTCCTAGTAACGTTTCTCTACGTGTACGAGCATGACATGCCGATATTCTTTGCCCTCTTTGCTGTGGGGCTTTTAATATCACTCCTCGTTGGTAGAGGGATTAGATACGAGCGTGAAGACGTTGCCTTAATCAGAGAGATCTTAGGAGTTATAGGGGCGTTGGCTGTAGTTTCAAGCGTTACGGGTTCAATACTGCAAACATACAGTGAGGAGATAGGAAAGACCGTGTTTAGCATAATGTATCCAGTAGTCCTTGCGAGCCTTGGAAACATAGGGTCGATAATAGGCTCAAAAACTTCAACCAGGGTTCACCTCGGTGAAATTGAGGGCTTAATTGATGTTAAGACATTCCTAGAAATGCTCCTGTATGTTGCAATAGCCTACCCCTTCTCGGCCTTCATGATGGCTGTGGGGGTTTTTCTGTACTCTATGGTTAAGGGAGTGAAAGTTGGAATCTATTGGAAGTTCATAGCCCTGTACCCGCTCGTTGCGCTGGGAGTAATGATACTCGCTTATTTCCTAACGAGGGCATTCGAGAGAATAGGCCTTGATCCCGACAACGTTACCGTTCCCACGATAACTACCCTTTCAGATGTTATCTCAACATTATTTATAGTCGCGATAATCTAA
- the mfnA gene encoding tyrosine decarboxylase MfnA, with translation MKFPKKGLPQETILKELEKVTSQDLSFSSGRILGSMCTMPHELAIEVFCRYIDRNLGDPGLHPGTRKIEEEVIGMLSDLLHLERGYGHIVSGGTEANILAVRAFRNLSDSERPELILPKSAHFSFIKAGEMLGVKLVWAELKPDYTVDVKDVEAKINDNTIGIVGIAGTTGLGVVDDIPSLSDLAQDYGIPLHVDAAFGGFVIPFAKALGYEIPDFDFKLRGVKSITIDPHKMGMAPIPAGGIIFRRKKYLKAISVLAPYLAGGKVWQATITGTRPGASVLAVWALIKHLGFEGYMEIVDRAMKLSRWFAEEIKKTPNAWLVREPVLNIVSFKTKNLHGVERKLKEKGWGISAHRGYIRIVFMPHVTKEMIEEFIKDLREVL, from the coding sequence TTGAAGTTTCCTAAGAAAGGTTTGCCTCAGGAAACGATCCTTAAAGAATTGGAAAAAGTGACTTCCCAGGATCTCTCATTCTCCTCGGGAAGAATACTTGGCTCGATGTGCACGATGCCCCATGAACTTGCAATTGAGGTTTTCTGTAGATACATTGATAGAAACCTGGGAGATCCTGGGCTACACCCTGGGACTAGGAAGATAGAGGAAGAAGTAATAGGGATGCTTTCAGATTTACTGCATCTAGAAAGGGGTTATGGGCACATAGTTTCCGGAGGAACTGAGGCCAATATACTCGCCGTAAGGGCATTCCGCAATCTCTCGGACAGTGAAAGGCCCGAGTTAATACTTCCAAAGTCAGCTCACTTTTCCTTTATAAAAGCGGGGGAGATGCTCGGGGTTAAGCTGGTTTGGGCTGAGCTGAAACCGGATTACACGGTGGACGTTAAGGATGTGGAGGCGAAGATAAATGATAACACAATTGGCATAGTCGGCATCGCGGGGACAACGGGACTTGGAGTCGTGGATGACATACCTAGCCTGAGTGATTTAGCCCAGGATTACGGAATACCACTTCACGTTGATGCTGCATTTGGGGGCTTTGTAATACCCTTCGCTAAGGCTTTAGGTTACGAAATACCCGACTTCGACTTCAAGCTTAGGGGGGTAAAGAGCATCACCATAGACCCCCACAAGATGGGAATGGCCCCGATTCCCGCCGGAGGTATAATATTCAGGAGAAAGAAGTACCTTAAAGCGATAAGCGTTTTAGCCCCTTACTTAGCTGGGGGAAAAGTTTGGCAAGCAACAATTACGGGAACAAGGCCTGGAGCAAGCGTTCTTGCCGTGTGGGCGCTAATAAAACACCTCGGGTTTGAGGGGTATATGGAGATAGTTGACAGAGCGATGAAGCTTTCAAGATGGTTCGCTGAGGAGATAAAGAAAACGCCGAATGCATGGCTCGTAAGGGAGCCCGTTCTCAACATAGTCTCCTTCAAAACGAAGAACCTCCATGGCGTTGAGAGAAAGCTTAAAGAGAAGGGCTGGGGAATAAGCGCTCACAGAGGATACATACGGATAGTTTTCATGCCCCACGTAACTAAGGAGATGATTGAGGAGTTTATCAAGGACCTGAGGGAAGTCCTATGA